Below is a genomic region from Prolixibacteraceae bacterium.
GGCTCCATATAAAAAGAGCTCATCATAATGACACGTCTCTATTTCATAAGATTAAACGACCTTGATATTGGTCTATTATTCGCTATAGTACGGTGGTTTGTCTACTCGATGGAAGTAAAAAAGGTGTCCTGCGAAGAACACCTTTCTATGAGAATAATTATTTACATAAATTATTCTAGCACAATATTTCATTTGTGAAATTATAACGATATAGATACCAGGATCAATCAAAAAGAAAGAATAAGTGACAATAGTTTCTCTCTTTATTCATTAATACAAATGGCACTACTTCTCTTCCATTTGATGTTTTTTTGGGTATCTGTATCCAACTTTAATATACTTAAACCTACTCAATTACTATCTCATTTTTTAACACAAATGTATCTTCATATATCATTTTGTACGAATCAATATACGTTTTGGATATTTGAATAAGCAAATTTATCCACAAAACACCCTAATTGCATATACAATGAATACAATTAGTAAATATTTGAAATGTACTAGGATATTCAATGCGATGTAAACAACTGTAATATAGATATCTAATAACTGATCAATTAAAATGGACCTTTGTTCTGCGTCCATTAAATGAATAAAACCATAAGATTTAGCTCTCTTGGAATGAAAATAATCATCAATCACTAAATAATTACCAAATATGAGAAAAGTTAAATATGTCATCTGCATATTATTTGCTTTATACGTAAGAGATATTAACGGTAAAACCATCGATAAAAAGCAACCACCCAAACAACCTAATATTGTATTCTTTCTAATTGATGATATGGGATGGAAAGATCTAGGTTGTTTTGGCGCACAGATATATGAGACTCCTCATATAGATCGTTTATGTTCTGATGGAGTAAAATTCACAAATGCATATACTTCAGCTCCAATTTGTTCTCCTGCAAGAGCATCAGCATTAACTGGATCAAATCCCTATTCAATGCGCATGTGGAATCATCTACATTACATTCCTACAGATAAAAAATTATTACCTGCATATCTAAAAGAAGTCGGTTATCAGACTTGGCATGTTGGGAAATGGCATATCGGGAATGCAGAACAACACACCTACCCACAAGATAAAGGTTTTGACATTAACATTGGAGGCGGAGAATCATGGGGACCTGGGTCTTATTTTTGGCCATATAATTGTAATAAAGATGGGTCACCAAGAAACATAAGAAATGCAATTCCTGGGCTCTATAAAAATGGAAAAGAAGGAGAGTATCTGAATGACCGTCTGACAGACGAGGCATTCAATATTATTGAAAATAGAGATCCTGATAAGCCATTCTTTCTAAATTTCTGGCACTATGCTGTACACAATAATAAGGAGGCTAAAGAATCTGTTATTAATAAGTATAAGAAGAAAATTAGAGCATATAAATTAGATACAACGTATAGAACAGACAATCATGTGGGTGGAAAATTATTGACAAGTGAGACAAATGCTACTTATGCTGCAATGATTGAGAGTGTAGATGAATCTATCGGTCGAGTCGTCAACAAAATAAAAGAAATTGGAGAGTATGAAAACACTTTGTTTATTTTCTATTCAGATAATGGTAGTACAACAGAAGATGTTCCATGTGCACCACTTAATGGTGGTAAGAATACGACATATGAAGGAGGAGTAAGAGTTCCAGCATTTGTGGTGTGGAATAATCATACTTTACCTGCCTCGACCTATCGCAAAGCAATATATATAGGAGATGTATTTGAAACGATTTTAGATGCTGCACAAGTAAAAAGAGAAACTAAAACAGAAAGTTATTCATGGTTTCCTATTTTTGAAGGGAAAGAATTACCCAACAGAGAGTTTATTTGGTATTATCCTGTGAATAGAGAATTAAGAGGACAACTTGCAAGTGCTGCTATTTACAATGAAAAATTAGGGATGAAGTATATCATGAACTTCACTAGTAATAAAGACGAACTGTACGATATTCAGAATGATATTGCAGAACGAGATAATATTATTGCAAATCATAAAAAGGAAGTTACTAAGTTAAAGACAAAACTCGTTAGTTTTATGGAAGAACAATATTTAAAAGGACTACCATTACCACCAAATAAGCATCGAAAAAATATTGAGTCTAGACTAAATATTAAATAGTGAGAATAGTTGGATATATGAATTAATCATTCAAAGTCAATTGTCTCATATCTCAATCATAATATCTATTAGTTCTCACCACTAATAGATATTATTCCATACCCAAACAAATCACAATTTGTAAGTTGAATACATCTCAATAAATCGTAAGCTAAACAACAATATTCCAAATAATAAAACACCTTAATATGACTAATTCAAGGGTAATATTTCTACTAATGTTATGTCTTTTTTTCCAAGATCTAAAAGGGAAGACAAAGAGAACTAACTTTATTCAAATTCTAACTGATGATCAAGGGTGGGGCGATTTAAAATCATATGGACACATATTCCTAAAAACACCTCATATAGATAACCTTGCAGAAGAAGGTATAAAACTAACTAATTGTTATTCGGCGCACTCCGTTTGTTCTCCATCAAGAGCAGCAATATTAACAGGAAGGACACCATATCGAAATGGAGTTTTCACTTGGATACCACCTAAACATTATTGTTTTCTTCCAAAAGAAGAGGTTACCTTACCACAACTATTGCGAAAAAATGGTTATCAAACGGCTCATTTTGGAAAATGGCATTTGAGTTATTATTCTGAAGCTAAAACAAAAGTCAAAGGGCATTATAAAGATTTTAAGCTTGGCACAACAAATCAACCGACAATGAAAGAGTATGGTTATGACTACTGGTTTGCTACAGGTAATGTTGCTCGTCCTAATCATAAGGATCCTGAGAACTTTTTCTTAAATGGAAAGAAGATGGGCAAGATGAAAGGCTATTCCGCACAAATCGTTGCCAACGAATTTATTAAATGGATGGATAATAATCTTGATATGGATACCCCGTTCTTTGTTACGATATGGTTTCATGAACCTCATGGACCAATAAATAGTGATCCCCAATATATCAAACGTTATTCACAAATAAAGGACAAGAGTTATCAGCAATACCTAGCGAATATAACACAAATTGATGAAGCTGTTGGTAAAATAGTGAATACTCTAAAGAAACATAAGGCTTTTGACAACACGTTTATCTGGTACACAAGCGATAATGGACCAGAAGGGAAAGATGGATATGGAACATTTAACAATAGTGATAACATATATGGTAAAGAACGATATCGTGGAAGCACTGGAGGCTTGAGGGGAAGAAAACGACACACACATGAAGGAGGAATTAGAGTTCCAGGCATTATTTCTTGGCCTGAAGGAATTCGTAACCATAAAATCACTGCTGGTACTCTGAGTGCAGAACCAGTGATCGGATCAGATATATTTCCTACATTTCTTGATATTGCAGGCATCTCTCTTCCAAAACACAGAGTTATTGATGGAGCATCCATTATGCCTATCTTTAATGGGAAAGATATTCATCGCAAAGAGACAATATACTGGAGAAATAACAATTATGAATATCGCATAGCTATTCGTATTGACAATTGGAAACTTTTAAGTAATTCTCAAAGAACAAAGTTCCAACTATATAATTTAGACCTTGATCCTAGAGAGACCACCGATTTATCAATGAAATATCCAAAGAAGTTTACCAAAATGAAAAAGATACTAATAAAGAAAGATATTGAAGTCTTAAATGAAGGCCCCACGTGGTGGAATAGAAACAATCAGGTAAAAGAAGTTATGCCCAAATGAATTTGATTGTATTATGCAGGGAGCTAACCACAATAACACAAACCAAGTACTTTCAAACCAATAGACATTATCTTAGAGGTTTTAAAATATATTTAAACAAGAACTAGGCGAAAAGAGTAGTGGTGTTCTTTGGCTAATACGATTTATTTCTACACATATACTTCCTAAGATTCCAAAGGTATACTGTGATACTCTTTAATGAAGGACAAACAAAATAGAACGCAAGAATATAGCTCATTTATAGAAGTAAATGGTATTATATCTAAACGAAGAAGAGATGCTTCTAATCGGAATTATTAGCGGAAAGAATATAGACTTCATTTTTTATTGAATTACAAACCGAACGACTCCTCTTTTACAGAGGAGGTCGAACGTTTGATATGATATATCGTCTTATCGGGCGATTAATATTCACCCCATGATTTGATCAATAGATCGCTGTCGATATCCTGCTTACAGAATGAGTAGATAAATGCACTTGCTACACGGGCATTGGTAATCAATGGCACGTTGAAGTCAATAGCATTACGACGTACGTTATAACCATTCGAAAGCTCACGTTTTGTGTGATCCTTAGGAATATTGATTACAAGGTCGATCTTCTTGTCTTTGATAATGTCTATCGCATTTGGATGTTGCTCTTCATCTGGCCAGTAAACCATTTCAGAGTCTACCCCATTCTCAGCAAAGAATTTATGTGTTCCTGCAGTAGCAAATAGATTATATCCTCTCTCTTTCAACATCTTTGCACTGTTCAGCAACTCCACTTTTCCTCTTAGTGGTCCTGATGAGATAAGGATGTTCTTCTCTGGCGTACGATATCCAACCGAAAGCATCGCTTTGTACATCGCCTCGTAGAAGTTTTCACCCAGACAAGCAACCTCACCTGTAGATGACATATCAACACCCAAAACAGGGTCAGCATTCAGTAGACGGTGGAATGAGAACTGTGGTGCTTTCACCCCTACATAATCCAATTCGAATAGCGACTTATCTGGCTTCTCGAATGGTACATCTAACATGGCCTTTGTTGCGATCTCAATCAAGTTTGTTTTCAACACTTTCGAAACGAATGGGAACGAACGTGAAGCACGAAGGTTACACTCAATAACTTTGATGTCGTTGTCTTTCGCCAACAACTGCATATTGAATGGTCCAGTGATCTCTAACGCTTTTGCGATCTGACGTGCAATACGTTTCACTCGACGGATGGTCTCTACATAGAGCTTCTGTGGAGGGAATACGATAGTTGCATCACCAGAGTGAACACCAGCAAACTCTACGTGTTCAGAGATAGCATATGCTACAATCTCTCCATCTTTGGCTACAGCATCCACTTCAATCTCTTTGGCTTGTTCAATAAACTCAGAAACCACTACTGGGTGCTCTTTCGAAACATGCGCAGCCATTCGTAGGAAGCCTTCCAACTGGTCTTTATCGGTCACCACATTCATGGCAGCACCTGAAAGAACATATGATGGGCGAACCAATACTGGGAATCCAACTTCATCCACGAAGTCGAAGATCTCATCCATTGAAGATAACTCTTTCCAACGAGGCTGGTCAATCTCTAACTCATCTAACATGGCAGAGAACTTCTGACGATCCTCGGCATTGTCAATCTTCAGTGGTGAAGTACCTAAGATTGGCACTTGTTGACCATGAAGTTTCATGGCTAAGTTATTTGGAATCTGACCTCCAGTAGAAACCACGACCCCTTTCAAGCTCTCTAGATCGTTTACGTCGAGTACACGCTCTAACGAAAGCTCATCAAAGTATAGACGATCACAGTTGTCATAATCCGTCGATACAGTCTCTGGATTGTAGTTCAACATGATGGAACGGTATCCATGTTCTTTGATGGTATTTACCGCATTCACTCCACACCAGTCAAATTCGACAGATGATCCAATACGATAAGCTCCAGATCCAAGAACAAGAACAGACTTATTGTCTTGTACAAAATCTACATCATGTTCCTGACCATGATAGGTCATATATAGGTAATTTGTTTGTGCTGGATACTCTCCTGCAAGGGTATCTATCTGCTTTACAAACGGCGTAATATTTAATGCTTTACGATAATCACGTACTTTCAATGCATCGGCCTGCATCTCTGATGTTTCCCCTTTCAACACCATACGAGCAATCTGGAAATCAGAGAAACCAAGTTTCTTCGAATCCAAGAGCATCTCTTTTGTTAGTGACGCTAGATCATTATACTCCATCAAATCACAACGCATTTGATAGATATGGTGAAGTTTACTTAAGAAGAACTTATCAATACGGGTCATCTCCCATACTTTATCTACGGAGTAACCTTTGTGAAATGCCTCTGCAATAGCAAATACACGACGGTCAGTAGGACGTTGTAGCTCTTCGTCGATATTATCGATCTCCATCTCACCACGATTTCCAACAAAACCATGCATCCCAAGACCTACCATACGTAGCCCTTTCTGCATCGCCTCTTCGAAGGTACGACCTATAGACATGATCTCACCAACCGACTTCATACTTGATCCAAGCTGTTGTGCTACACCTGAGAATTTAGTCAAATCCCAACGAGGAATCTTACAAACACAGTAGTCGAGAGCAGGCTCAAAACAGGCAGTTGTCTCTTTGGTTACCGAGTTTTTCAACTCATGAAGACCATAACCTAGTCCAAGTTTTGCTGCTACAAACGCAAGAGGATAACCTGTTGCTTTTGATGCAAGTGCAGAAGAACGAGATAGACGTGCATTCACCTCAATCACACGATACTCTTCTGAGTTAGGATCTAAAGCAAACTGTACATTACACTCTCCCACGATACCTACACGGCGGATGATGCGAATACTCACCTCACGCAGTTTGTGATACTCGGCATTGGTAAGTGTTTGTGATGGAGCGACAACGATAGACTCTCCTGTATGGATTCCTAGTGGATCAAAGTTCTCCATATTACACACCGTAATACAGTTGTTGTAACGGTCACGAACCACTTCATACTCTACCTCTTTCCATCCCTTTAAAGACTCTTCTACAAGGATCTGTGGAGAGTAAGAGAATGCATTATTCGCTAGTTTCTCTAACTCCTCAAAATTATTACAGAATCCTGATCCCATACCTCCAAGGGTAAAGGCAGCACGAATAATCAATGGGAAGCCAATCTTCTTTGCTGCGACTTTGGCTTGTGCCATATTTTCACATGCAATACTTTTAGGGGTATCTACATCTATTTCACCTAAGATACCTGCAAAGATCTCGCGATCTTCCGTGTCGATAATAGCCTGTACAGGTGTACCTACAACCTCAACATTATATTTTTCTAGAATACCTTGTTCGTAAAGTGCCACACCACAGTTCAATGCAGTCTGTCCACCAAATGCCAAGAGTATTCCTTGTGGGTTCTCTTTAATAATTACCTTCTCCACAAACTCAGCTGTTACAGGCAAGAAATATACTTTGTCTGCAATATCCTCTGAAGTTTGGATCGTTGCGATGTTAGGGTTGATAAGAACGGTCTCAACCCCCTCCTCTTTTAATGCTTTTAACGCCTGTGAACCAGAGTAGTCGAACTCTCCTGCTTCCCCAATTTTAAGGGCTCCGGAACCTAATACGATAACTTTCTTCACTCTATCTTTGATATCTGTCTTAATCATGATCTTAAAGTAATGTCTTTGGGTTATTGCTTCGCTTTGCTTTTCTCGATACTCTCGATGAATTCATCAAATAGATACTCTGTATCTACTGGTCCAGAAGAAGCTTCTGGGTGGAACTGTGTAGAGAAGAATGGCTTGCTCTTATGGCGTATTCCTTCGTTGGTTCCATCATTTACATTGATAAACAGCTCCTCCCACTCTTCAGGTAGCGTATCTTGGTTGATCGCATAACCGTGATTCTGACTGGTAATGAAACAGCGTTGTGTTCCATTTAACAGTACAGGTTGGTTGTGACTACGGTGACCATATTTCAGTTTGTACGTCTCACATCCTGCAGCACGTCCTAAAAGCTGGTTTCCTAAACAGATACCCATAATTGGAGTGTCTCCATCTAAAGCTTTACGAATATGAGAAACCGTTGCTTCACATTTTATTGGATCACCAGGTCCATTTGAAAGAAATATACCATCGCAATCGATCTGAGTGAAATCATAATCCCACGGTACTCTAATCACTGTAGTATCTCTTTTCAGTAGACAACGGATGATATTATACTTAACTCCACAATCTACAAGAACGACTTTATGATTACCATTTCCATAGGTAATTACTTCATCGGTACTTACCAAAGCAGCTAGATTCTCATCGTTAGGATCACAGAAATCGATCGGTTGATCTTCAAATTCGATCTTTCCTTTCATCGATCCTTTCTCTCTTAGAATCTTAGTTAGCTGACGAGTGTCAATACCAGTAATCCCCGGAACATCGTTCTCTTTTAACCAATCACCCAAACTCTTTTCGGCATTCCAGTGACTGTAGTCATCCGTGTAATCGGCAACAACAAGACCCGATGCATGGATACGATCTGATTCATAGAATTTCTCTACTCCCTCTTGCTGATCAGCCGAAGGGATTCCGTAATTCCCTACCATAGGATAAGTCGGAACCAATATCTGTCCTTTATATGAAGGGTCAGAAAGGCTTTCGGTATATCCTACCATTGCGGTGTAAAAGACAACCTCACCAGCAATCGATTTTTCCTTTCCAAATGACTTTCCTTCGAAGATCGTTCCATCTTCCAAAACTAACTTAACATTACGAAGTTTATGCATCACAGCGTATTTATATGTATGGTATATATCTATTATTTCGTAAAAAAAAACATAAAAAAAATGCGCCCCCACTACTTAAATTTTTAAGTAGTGAGAACGCATTCCTTCCAGACAATGCGACCTTGGAGATCGGTATTTTGAGCCTTATTTTAAACACGGTACAAATTTAGGGTAAAAAAAAAGAAACTGCCAAATAAATTATTATAAAAATGAATATTTTTTCATTAACATTGGTTTAACAAAGGATATTATTCACTATTTCTGCATATTTATGTAGGAGTTGTGAATAAAAGTGATATATTTGCATTGTATTCATGAATAAATATTCATCAAAAATGAAAACAAAAAAGGAGCGCTTAGTAAAAATAGTGGAGTTGATACAGAAATTTCACATAGAAAACCATGAACATTTACTAAGACTATTGGATGAAGCAGGATACGAAGTTGCGCAAGCAACACTATCAAGAGATCTAAACAGTCTGCGAGTTGTTAAGATGCGAGATGAAAATGGCGGGTTCTACTACCACCTTCCACCTTCACAGGATACGGTAGATAATTCGTCGGGAAATGAGTCAAACACGTCGCATGTTAACTTTCTAGCCGATGGCTTTAGAAGCTTGGTTTTTTCAAGCAATACTGGAGTAATTAAGACCACTCCAGGCTACGCGAGTAGCATTGCGGCCATTATAGATGGTCAGGATATTTTTGAGATATTGGGAAC
It encodes:
- a CDS encoding sulfatase-like hydrolase/transferase, encoding MRKVKYVICILFALYVRDINGKTIDKKQPPKQPNIVFFLIDDMGWKDLGCFGAQIYETPHIDRLCSDGVKFTNAYTSAPICSPARASALTGSNPYSMRMWNHLHYIPTDKKLLPAYLKEVGYQTWHVGKWHIGNAEQHTYPQDKGFDINIGGGESWGPGSYFWPYNCNKDGSPRNIRNAIPGLYKNGKEGEYLNDRLTDEAFNIIENRDPDKPFFLNFWHYAVHNNKEAKESVINKYKKKIRAYKLDTTYRTDNHVGGKLLTSETNATYAAMIESVDESIGRVVNKIKEIGEYENTLFIFYSDNGSTTEDVPCAPLNGGKNTTYEGGVRVPAFVVWNNHTLPASTYRKAIYIGDVFETILDAAQVKRETKTESYSWFPIFEGKELPNREFIWYYPVNRELRGQLASAAIYNEKLGMKYIMNFTSNKDELYDIQNDIAERDNIIANHKKEVTKLKTKLVSFMEEQYLKGLPLPPNKHRKNIESRLNIK
- a CDS encoding sulfatase-like hydrolase/transferase, translated to MTNSRVIFLLMLCLFFQDLKGKTKRTNFIQILTDDQGWGDLKSYGHIFLKTPHIDNLAEEGIKLTNCYSAHSVCSPSRAAILTGRTPYRNGVFTWIPPKHYCFLPKEEVTLPQLLRKNGYQTAHFGKWHLSYYSEAKTKVKGHYKDFKLGTTNQPTMKEYGYDYWFATGNVARPNHKDPENFFLNGKKMGKMKGYSAQIVANEFIKWMDNNLDMDTPFFVTIWFHEPHGPINSDPQYIKRYSQIKDKSYQQYLANITQIDEAVGKIVNTLKKHKAFDNTFIWYTSDNGPEGKDGYGTFNNSDNIYGKERYRGSTGGLRGRKRHTHEGGIRVPGIISWPEGIRNHKITAGTLSAEPVIGSDIFPTFLDIAGISLPKHRVIDGASIMPIFNGKDIHRKETIYWRNNNYEYRIAIRIDNWKLLSNSQRTKFQLYNLDLDPRETTDLSMKYPKKFTKMKKILIKKDIEVLNEGPTWWNRNNQVKEVMPK
- the carB gene encoding carbamoyl-phosphate synthase (glutamine-hydrolyzing) large subunit, producing the protein MKDRVKKVIVLGSGALKIGEAGEFDYSGSQALKALKEEGVETVLINPNIATIQTSEDIADKVYFLPVTAEFVEKVIIKENPQGILLAFGGQTALNCGVALYEQGILEKYNVEVVGTPVQAIIDTEDREIFAGILGEIDVDTPKSIACENMAQAKVAAKKIGFPLIIRAAFTLGGMGSGFCNNFEELEKLANNAFSYSPQILVEESLKGWKEVEYEVVRDRYNNCITVCNMENFDPLGIHTGESIVVAPSQTLTNAEYHKLREVSIRIIRRVGIVGECNVQFALDPNSEEYRVIEVNARLSRSSALASKATGYPLAFVAAKLGLGYGLHELKNSVTKETTACFEPALDYCVCKIPRWDLTKFSGVAQQLGSSMKSVGEIMSIGRTFEEAMQKGLRMVGLGMHGFVGNRGEMEIDNIDEELQRPTDRRVFAIAEAFHKGYSVDKVWEMTRIDKFFLSKLHHIYQMRCDLMEYNDLASLTKEMLLDSKKLGFSDFQIARMVLKGETSEMQADALKVRDYRKALNITPFVKQIDTLAGEYPAQTNYLYMTYHGQEHDVDFVQDNKSVLVLGSGAYRIGSSVEFDWCGVNAVNTIKEHGYRSIMLNYNPETVSTDYDNCDRLYFDELSLERVLDVNDLESLKGVVVSTGGQIPNNLAMKLHGQQVPILGTSPLKIDNAEDRQKFSAMLDELEIDQPRWKELSSMDEIFDFVDEVGFPVLVRPSYVLSGAAMNVVTDKDQLEGFLRMAAHVSKEHPVVVSEFIEQAKEIEVDAVAKDGEIVAYAISEHVEFAGVHSGDATIVFPPQKLYVETIRRVKRIARQIAKALEITGPFNMQLLAKDNDIKVIECNLRASRSFPFVSKVLKTNLIEIATKAMLDVPFEKPDKSLFELDYVGVKAPQFSFHRLLNADPVLGVDMSSTGEVACLGENFYEAMYKAMLSVGYRTPEKNILISSGPLRGKVELLNSAKMLKERGYNLFATAGTHKFFAENGVDSEMVYWPDEEQHPNAIDIIKDKKIDLVINIPKDHTKRELSNGYNVRRNAIDFNVPLITNARVASAFIYSFCKQDIDSDLLIKSWGEY
- the carA gene encoding glutamine-hydrolyzing carbamoyl-phosphate synthase small subunit, whose protein sequence is MHKLRNVKLVLEDGTIFEGKSFGKEKSIAGEVVFYTAMVGYTESLSDPSYKGQILVPTYPMVGNYGIPSADQQEGVEKFYESDRIHASGLVVADYTDDYSHWNAEKSLGDWLKENDVPGITGIDTRQLTKILREKGSMKGKIEFEDQPIDFCDPNDENLAALVSTDEVITYGNGNHKVVLVDCGVKYNIIRCLLKRDTTVIRVPWDYDFTQIDCDGIFLSNGPGDPIKCEATVSHIRKALDGDTPIMGICLGNQLLGRAAGCETYKLKYGHRSHNQPVLLNGTQRCFITSQNHGYAINQDTLPEEWEELFINVNDGTNEGIRHKSKPFFSTQFHPEASSGPVDTEYLFDEFIESIEKSKAKQ
- a CDS encoding ArgR family transcriptional regulator, whose amino-acid sequence is MKTKKERLVKIVELIQKFHIENHEHLLRLLDEAGYEVAQATLSRDLNSLRVVKMRDENGGFYYHLPPSQDTVDNSSGNESNTSHVNFLADGFRSLVFSSNTGVIKTTPGYASSIAAIIDGQDIFEILGTIAGDDTILLVIREGVTRKSVAIALIQLFPRLSNSIHLEDYP